A region from the Pseudomonas sp. P8_229 genome encodes:
- a CDS encoding alpha/beta fold hydrolase, with the protein MSKPLMYLLAGNGSAADWWDDALPHFQRYDVVPLELPGFGANPLPPCEDLADYAQTLLAMTQKGSAIMAVGVNGLLVLHALQRRPGHFSRSVLLAPVGAFLWQRRLPALMSPLPIRKTIHWLLANKPTLFARKFSNQTWTPAQYQRMGAGYARCRAFVPHWDLVRADTALPLLEWITDPVELVWGDQDAVLGIEQAAAWSAILARADLTISLKPGWGHYPWIDAPAEFAAWLESGERGFVAHTKGGRLRLAELARQPVPAALNLNDCDDPRLSAFLAAQPDVTWAVRSSSYGEDQADSANAGLSTTYLREPRANVPTRIAELTAEGVEEVVVQRFITPVVSGIAFVRHLSVELEWVEGHLESLADGHVSPSRATLSRVGEAWRSGAFTATHGLTELLLWQFLQDVLRVFHYVPGDVEWAWDGAQLWLLQYRPISDYGWRRHLTAANIAEILPPQPSVLVEYAQRRAAASIPAIMARWDARVLQDNEPFTAVFGGASYINNDLFLARLADWGISASNYAGEVGGATPHLPWQPLKMLRSLPLFLRMQRKARSHLLNLENGLQRFDRELAELVAQGADGQQLADWFTRFYVFVVQGNLCIATALASSGGDWLGRPPTAYDNLENSPHRLPWETDPATPRPTATELPLQPFPQWSGLIRLAHSTGLPGLRGYYLQVREWYRDNLMRIFFRLHHAMPLADREHWFAPHPDVRTRDGSFWQDGREGAEQATGFMIYPGQVQGILGADILLEDTLDPGRHAHYQAAQAVIARMGGRLSHGSTLLRELRKPSAVMPQVDPAWVGCEVLYRDGGLELINSKDTK; encoded by the coding sequence ATGAGCAAGCCCTTGATGTACCTGCTGGCCGGCAACGGCAGCGCCGCCGATTGGTGGGATGACGCGCTGCCGCACTTCCAGCGCTACGACGTGGTGCCGCTGGAGTTGCCGGGCTTCGGCGCCAATCCGCTGCCACCCTGCGAGGATCTGGCGGACTACGCGCAGACCTTGCTGGCGATGACGCAGAAGGGCAGCGCGATCATGGCGGTCGGGGTCAACGGGTTGCTGGTGCTGCACGCGTTGCAGCGTCGGCCCGGACACTTTTCCCGCAGTGTTTTGTTGGCCCCGGTCGGTGCGTTTTTGTGGCAGCGGCGGTTGCCGGCACTGATGTCGCCACTGCCGATCCGCAAGACCATTCACTGGCTGCTGGCGAACAAACCGACGCTGTTCGCGCGCAAGTTTTCCAATCAGACCTGGACGCCCGCGCAGTACCAGCGCATGGGCGCCGGTTATGCTCGCTGTCGGGCGTTTGTGCCGCATTGGGATCTGGTGCGGGCCGACACCGCGCTGCCGCTGCTGGAGTGGATCACCGATCCGGTCGAGTTGGTCTGGGGCGATCAGGACGCGGTGCTCGGCATCGAGCAAGCGGCGGCGTGGTCGGCGATTCTCGCCCGCGCTGATCTGACCATCAGCCTGAAACCCGGTTGGGGCCATTACCCGTGGATCGACGCGCCGGCTGAATTTGCCGCGTGGCTGGAGTCCGGCGAGCGTGGTTTTGTCGCGCACACCAAGGGCGGCCGTTTGCGTCTGGCGGAGTTGGCCCGGCAACCGGTGCCGGCGGCGCTGAACCTCAACGATTGCGATGATCCGCGTCTGTCAGCCTTTCTCGCCGCGCAACCCGACGTGACCTGGGCGGTGCGTTCCTCCAGCTATGGCGAGGATCAGGCTGACTCGGCGAATGCCGGTCTGAGCACCACTTACCTGCGCGAGCCGCGCGCCAACGTGCCGACGCGCATCGCCGAATTGACCGCCGAAGGCGTCGAGGAAGTGGTGGTGCAGCGCTTTATCACGCCGGTGGTTTCCGGGATCGCGTTTGTCCGGCATTTGTCAGTTGAACTGGAATGGGTGGAAGGCCATCTGGAGTCGTTGGCCGATGGTCACGTCAGCCCTTCGCGGGCCACTCTGTCGCGGGTTGGCGAGGCCTGGCGCAGCGGTGCATTTACCGCCACGCACGGTTTGACCGAACTGTTGCTGTGGCAGTTTCTGCAAGACGTGCTGCGCGTTTTTCACTATGTGCCCGGCGACGTCGAATGGGCCTGGGACGGTGCGCAACTGTGGCTGCTGCAATACCGGCCGATCAGCGACTACGGCTGGCGCCGCCACCTGACCGCCGCCAACATCGCCGAGATCCTGCCGCCGCAACCGAGCGTGCTGGTGGAATACGCCCAGCGCCGCGCGGCAGCGAGTATCCCGGCGATCATGGCGCGTTGGGATGCGCGGGTGTTGCAGGACAACGAGCCGTTCACCGCAGTGTTCGGCGGCGCGTCCTATATCAACAATGATCTGTTTCTCGCCCGGCTGGCCGACTGGGGCATCAGCGCCAGCAACTACGCCGGTGAAGTCGGTGGTGCGACGCCGCATTTGCCGTGGCAGCCACTGAAGATGTTGCGTTCGTTGCCGCTGTTTTTGCGCATGCAACGCAAGGCTCGCAGCCATTTGCTGAACCTTGAAAATGGTTTGCAGCGCTTCGATCGGGAGCTGGCCGAACTCGTCGCCCAAGGTGCCGATGGCCAACAACTCGCGGACTGGTTCACCCGGTTTTACGTGTTCGTGGTGCAAGGCAATCTTTGCATCGCTACAGCGCTGGCCAGCAGCGGCGGCGATTGGCTCGGACGCCCGCCGACGGCTTACGACAACCTTGAAAACAGTCCGCATCGTCTGCCATGGGAAACCGATCCCGCTACGCCTCGACCTACGGCGACTGAGCTGCCGCTACAGCCATTCCCGCAATGGTCAGGGCTGATCCGCCTCGCGCATTCGACCGGCCTGCCGGGCCTGCGCGGTTACTACCTGCAAGTACGCGAGTGGTACCGCGACAACCTGATGCGCATCTTCTTCCGGCTTCATCACGCCATGCCACTGGCGGACCGCGAGCATTGGTTCGCGCCGCATCCCGACGTGCGCACCCGCGATGGCAGTTTTTGGCAGGACGGTCGCGAAGGTGCGGAGCAGGCCACCGGGTTCATGATTTATCCGGGGCAGGTGCAAGGCATCCTCGGCGCCGACATCCTGCTCGAAGACACCCTCGATCCGGGGCGGCATGCGCACTATCAAGCGGCGCAGGCGGTGATTGCGCGAATGGGCGGGCGCTTGTCGCATGGCTCGACGTTGTTGCGCGAGTTGCGTAAGCCGTCGGCGGTGATGCCGCAGGTAGATCCGGCGTGGGTGGGGTGTGAGGTGTTGTATCGGGATGGTGGGTTGGAGTTGATCAATTCGAAGGATACGAAGTGA
- a CDS encoding aminoacyl-tRNA deacylase and HDOD domain-containing protein: MTDAALAPELPHAPSVIRLLLGKLGIAYEEVLDHHGLNASRKVQAVLLDDAVGALMVLFPQSQLLDLNRLAELTGRRLTAVSTERLEKMLGKHSLSLLPGLPALTSSPCLYEESLLREPKLLINSGEPGLLLEIASEDFKTMLTKASAANFGEALSSIRPNLDRPDDDREEITQAVQAFTARRIQQRLEATIEIPPLAETAQKIIKLRVDPNATIDDITGVVETDPALAAQVVSWAASPYYASPGKIRSVEDAIVRVLGFDLVINLALGLALGKTLSLPKDHPQHTTPYWQQSIYTAAVIEGLTRAMPRAQRPEAGLTYLAGLLHNFGYLLLAHVFPPHFSLICRHLEVNPHLCHSYIEQHLLGISREQIGSWLMRYWDMPDELATALRFQHDPSYDGAYAEYPNLVCLAVRLLRSRGIGSGPDEDIPDALLERVGLSRDKANDVVSKVLEAEVLLRELASQFSQA, translated from the coding sequence ATGACTGACGCAGCTCTCGCCCCCGAACTCCCGCACGCGCCGTCTGTAATTCGGCTGTTGCTCGGCAAGCTGGGTATCGCCTACGAAGAAGTGCTCGACCACCACGGCCTCAATGCTTCGCGCAAGGTACAAGCCGTATTGCTGGACGATGCTGTGGGCGCGCTGATGGTGCTGTTTCCGCAAAGCCAGTTGCTCGACCTCAACCGCCTCGCCGAACTCACTGGCCGGCGCCTGACCGCCGTGTCCACCGAACGCCTGGAAAAGATGCTCGGCAAACACAGCCTGAGCCTGCTGCCGGGCCTGCCGGCGCTGACCAGTTCGCCGTGCCTGTACGAAGAAAGCCTGCTGCGCGAACCGAAGTTGCTGATCAACTCCGGGGAGCCGGGCCTGCTGCTGGAAATCGCCAGCGAAGACTTCAAGACCATGCTGACCAAGGCCAGCGCCGCCAACTTCGGTGAAGCCCTGAGCAGCATCCGCCCGAACCTCGACCGCCCGGACGATGACCGCGAGGAAATCACCCAGGCCGTGCAGGCATTCACCGCGCGGCGCATCCAGCAGCGTCTGGAAGCAACCATCGAGATTCCGCCGCTGGCCGAAACCGCGCAAAAAATCATCAAGTTGCGCGTCGACCCCAACGCCACCATCGACGACATCACCGGCGTGGTCGAAACCGACCCGGCGCTGGCGGCACAGGTCGTAAGCTGGGCGGCATCGCCGTACTACGCGTCGCCGGGCAAGATTCGTTCGGTGGAAGACGCGATCGTTCGCGTGCTCGGCTTCGATCTGGTGATCAATCTGGCGCTGGGCCTGGCCCTCGGCAAGACCCTGAGCCTGCCCAAAGACCACCCGCAACACACCACGCCGTACTGGCAGCAGTCGATCTACACCGCCGCTGTCATCGAAGGCCTGACCCGCGCCATGCCGCGCGCCCAGCGCCCGGAAGCCGGCCTGACGTATCTGGCCGGTCTGCTGCACAACTTCGGTTACCTGCTGCTGGCCCACGTCTTTCCGCCGCACTTCTCGCTGATCTGCCGTCACCTGGAGGTCAACCCGCACCTGTGCCACAGCTACATTGAGCAGCACCTGCTGGGCATCAGCCGCGAACAGATCGGCTCGTGGCTGATGCGCTACTGGGACATGCCCGATGAGCTGGCCACCGCCCTGCGCTTCCAGCACGACCCAAGCTACGACGGCGCCTACGCCGAATACCCGAACCTCGTCTGCCTGGCCGTGCGCCTGCTGCGCAGCCGCGGCATCGGCTCCGGCCCCGACGAAGACATCCCCGACGCCCTGCTCGAACGCGTCGGCCTGAGCCGCGACAAAGCCAATGACGTGGTCAGCAAAGTCCTCGAAGCCGAAGTCCTGCTGCGCGAACTGGCGTCGCAGTTCAGCCAGGCCTGA
- a CDS encoding helicase — MKFRFLLWMMGLLMGKASRTNPAFQQQLGDKDLVFQLQTLDGKVARHFVVKNQRITSKSGVVAEPAFAIAFKDAGYAFATMQAKNKQLAFMQGIQDKSIQLKGNPALVMWFQGLMKYLKPRKAKPKV; from the coding sequence ATGAAATTTCGTTTTCTCCTGTGGATGATGGGTTTGTTGATGGGTAAGGCCAGCCGGACAAATCCTGCGTTCCAGCAGCAGTTGGGTGACAAGGATCTGGTGTTTCAGCTGCAGACGCTGGACGGGAAAGTGGCGCGGCATTTCGTGGTGAAGAATCAGCGCATCACCAGCAAGTCCGGGGTGGTGGCGGAACCGGCGTTTGCCATTGCGTTCAAGGATGCGGGTTACGCCTTTGCCACGATGCAGGCGAAGAACAAGCAGTTGGCGTTTATGCAGGGGATTCAGGACAAGTCGATCCAGCTCAAGGGCAACCCGGCGCTGGTGATGTGGTTTCAGGGGTTGATGAAGTATTTGAAGCCGAGGAAGGCCAAGCCGAAAGTCTGA
- a CDS encoding TIGR01777 family oxidoreductase, producing the protein MPAPSISLRPALVLWLYAAAVVHILAGLTLTWAGHSGLLDGYLQVLELAFWGADAVPAAGHEQQVWWLALFGATLQSYSLYMLALVHLGNRLKAPAVWGWLIAGILLWAPQDMWLSAQQQVWSHLWLDGFALLVLVPPLVWLYRHDRRKSPAVKTTGLSNPFAGGAFKRVLITGGTGFIGEALVNQLLDAGHSVSVLTRDPLSAANLFNGRVRCVHSLSELSHDDTFDVVINLAGAPVAGPRWTPKRQAQLLASRVGTTEALMTWLRNTKHKPALWIQASAIGFYGVRDASESLDEHASKGDGFMAELCARWEIAAQPATEFGVRQVVLRLGVVFGPGGALTPLLIPFRLGFGGRMGDGQQIMSWVHRDDVIQVIARAFNDDSLRGTYNMVAPETVSQSAFAEQAGKVLKRPVWLHIPAAPVRAMAGEMAQLFFDGQRVEPQRLTEAGYTFRYPTLDAALRDLT; encoded by the coding sequence ATGCCAGCCCCCTCGATCTCCCTTCGCCCCGCGTTAGTGCTCTGGCTATACGCCGCCGCAGTCGTGCACATACTCGCCGGACTCACCCTGACCTGGGCCGGGCATTCCGGTTTACTCGACGGCTATCTGCAAGTTCTCGAATTGGCATTCTGGGGCGCCGACGCAGTACCCGCCGCCGGCCACGAACAACAGGTCTGGTGGCTCGCGCTGTTCGGCGCGACGCTGCAAAGTTATTCGCTGTACATGCTCGCGCTGGTGCACCTGGGCAATCGCTTGAAAGCCCCGGCAGTGTGGGGCTGGTTGATCGCCGGCATCCTGTTATGGGCGCCGCAGGACATGTGGCTGTCTGCGCAACAACAGGTCTGGTCGCACCTGTGGCTCGACGGTTTTGCATTGCTGGTGTTGGTGCCGCCGTTGGTTTGGCTTTATCGCCATGACCGCCGGAAGTCTCCTGCAGTAAAGACAACGGGCCTGTCCAACCCGTTTGCTGGTGGCGCTTTCAAACGCGTGCTGATCACCGGCGGCACCGGGTTCATCGGCGAAGCCTTGGTCAACCAACTGCTAGACGCCGGCCATTCGGTCAGCGTCCTCACGCGCGATCCGTTGAGCGCGGCCAATCTATTCAACGGCCGCGTCCGCTGCGTGCATTCGCTCAGCGAACTCAGCCACGACGACACCTTCGACGTAGTGATCAATCTCGCCGGCGCACCCGTCGCCGGCCCGCGCTGGACTCCCAAGCGTCAGGCGCAACTGCTCGCCAGCCGAGTCGGCACCACCGAAGCGTTGATGACTTGGCTGAGGAACACCAAGCACAAACCAGCACTGTGGATTCAAGCCTCGGCCATCGGTTTCTACGGCGTGCGTGATGCCAGCGAAAGCCTCGACGAACACGCCAGCAAGGGCGACGGTTTCATGGCCGAACTCTGCGCGCGTTGGGAAATCGCCGCGCAACCGGCCACCGAGTTCGGCGTGCGTCAGGTGGTGCTACGTCTCGGTGTGGTGTTCGGCCCGGGCGGTGCGTTGACGCCGTTGCTGATTCCGTTCCGGCTGGGTTTCGGCGGGCGGATGGGCGACGGTCAGCAGATCATGAGCTGGGTGCACCGCGACGATGTGATTCAGGTGATCGCGCGGGCGTTCAACGACGACAGTCTGCGCGGCACCTACAACATGGTCGCGCCCGAAACGGTCAGTCAGTCAGCGTTCGCCGAGCAGGCCGGCAAGGTCCTCAAGCGTCCGGTGTGGTTGCACATTCCCGCCGCGCCAGTGCGTGCAATGGCGGGGGAGATGGCGCAGTTGTTCTTCGACGGTCAGCGCGTGGAGCCGCAGCGTTTGACCGAGGCCGGTTACACATTCCGCTATCCAACCCTCGACGCCGCTCTGCGCGATCTGACCTGA
- a CDS encoding tetratricopeptide repeat protein, with translation MASLKWVLMISCLLAATSVLAEDPPIVGIDGHTVTFRATKWTMPGVNSATAWFTANGKTFPLFGADIGADGHSNMLSPDKKTLLLDPVIFGMLSLENGEEKLESQQHCVVISMETGCVLADRWATFCVGQWKGNQWVSEDGDVLTPTLETTSPKDLLKYASSIEPAQSRAESIESSLNFLSPESYMACHPPAQNVRVYNDLGFYLAEGGRDELALKFYRGVEAVGKRTVLMLNIADSLWRLDRKDEAQRYYSQYRDAMSADGKAQKIPQRVVERSAIQGMKN, from the coding sequence ATGGCCAGCCTTAAATGGGTGTTGATGATCAGCTGCCTTCTGGCCGCCACAAGTGTCCTCGCCGAGGACCCGCCAATAGTCGGTATCGATGGGCACACCGTGACGTTTAGAGCAACAAAATGGACGATGCCCGGTGTGAACTCCGCGACCGCATGGTTCACCGCCAACGGCAAAACCTTCCCGCTATTCGGCGCCGACATTGGCGCCGATGGGCACTCCAATATGCTCAGTCCTGACAAGAAAACCTTGTTACTCGACCCGGTGATCTTCGGCATGTTGTCGCTCGAAAATGGTGAAGAAAAACTGGAGTCGCAACAGCATTGCGTTGTGATCTCCATGGAGACCGGTTGCGTGCTGGCTGATCGTTGGGCGACTTTTTGTGTCGGTCAGTGGAAGGGCAATCAATGGGTTTCCGAAGACGGCGATGTGCTCACTCCCACCCTAGAGACGACGTCCCCAAAGGACTTGCTGAAATATGCCTCAAGTATCGAGCCCGCACAGTCCCGCGCAGAGTCCATCGAATCGAGCCTGAACTTTCTAAGTCCAGAGTCCTACATGGCGTGCCATCCCCCGGCGCAAAATGTTCGGGTCTACAACGACCTCGGTTTTTATCTGGCCGAGGGCGGTAGAGATGAGTTGGCGCTGAAGTTTTATCGCGGCGTTGAGGCCGTTGGTAAACGGACGGTACTGATGTTGAACATTGCCGATTCGCTCTGGCGCCTTGATCGCAAAGATGAAGCGCAGCGTTATTACAGCCAGTACCGCGACGCAATGAGTGCCGACGGCAAGGCGCAGAAAATACCTCAACGTGTCGTTGAGCGATCCGCCATTCAGGGAATGAAAAATTGA
- the recG gene encoding ATP-dependent DNA helicase RecG, with the protein MTELSQVSVTALKGVGEAMAEKLAKVGLENLQDVLFHLPLRYQDRTRVVPIGHLRPGQDAVVEGTVSGADVVMGRRRSLVVRMQDGTGGLSLRFYHFSNAQKEGLKRGTRIRCYGEVRPGASGLEIYHPEYRAITGDEPPPVDETLTPVYPLTEGLTQQRLRQLCMQTLTLLKPSTLPDWLPSELARDYQLAPLADAIRYLHNPPADADVDELALGHHWAQHRLAFEELLTHQLSQQRLRESMRSLRAPAMPKATKLPPKYLANLGFNPTGAQQRVGNEIAYDLSQHEPMLRLIQGDVGAGKTVVAALAALQALEAGYQVALMAPTEILAEQHFITFKRWLEPLDIDVAWLAGKLKGKNRVAALEQIASGTPMVVGTHALFQDEVQFKNLALVIIDEQHRFGVQQRLALRQKGVGGRMCPHQLIMTATPIPRTLAMSAYADLDTSILDELPPGRTPVNTVLVTDTRRVEVIERVRSACAEGRQAYWVCTLIEESEELTCQAAETTFEDLTAALGELKVGLIHGRMKPAEKAAVMAEFKAGNLQLLVATTVIEVGVDVPNASLMIIENPERLGLAQLHQLRGRVGRGSAVSHCVLLYHPPLSQIGRQRLGIMRETNDGFVIAEKDLELRGPGEMLGTRQTGLLQFKVADLMRDADLLPAVRDAAQALLERWPTHVSPLLDRWLRHGQQYGQV; encoded by the coding sequence ATGACTGAGCTGTCGCAAGTGTCGGTGACGGCACTCAAGGGTGTCGGCGAAGCCATGGCCGAGAAACTGGCCAAGGTCGGTCTGGAGAACCTCCAGGACGTGCTGTTTCACCTGCCGCTGCGTTATCAGGATCGCACCCGCGTGGTGCCGATCGGCCACTTGCGACCGGGCCAGGACGCCGTGGTCGAGGGCACCGTCAGCGGTGCCGACGTGGTCATGGGCCGGCGTCGCAGCCTGGTCGTGCGCATGCAGGACGGCACCGGTGGCCTGAGCCTGCGCTTCTACCATTTCAGCAATGCGCAGAAAGAAGGCCTCAAGCGCGGCACGCGGATTCGCTGCTACGGCGAAGTGCGGCCCGGCGCCTCGGGGCTGGAAATCTACCACCCGGAATACCGCGCCATCACCGGCGACGAACCGCCACCGGTGGACGAAACCCTGACCCCGGTCTACCCGCTCACCGAAGGCCTGACCCAACAGCGTCTGCGCCAGCTGTGCATGCAGACCTTGACCCTGCTCAAGCCATCCACCCTGCCCGACTGGCTGCCGAGCGAACTGGCCCGCGACTACCAATTGGCGCCACTGGCCGATGCGATCCGCTACCTGCACAACCCGCCCGCCGATGCCGATGTCGATGAACTCGCCCTCGGTCATCACTGGGCCCAGCATCGTCTGGCCTTCGAAGAACTGCTGACCCATCAACTGTCGCAGCAGCGTCTGCGCGAGAGCATGCGCTCTCTGCGCGCACCGGCGATGCCGAAAGCCACGAAGCTGCCGCCGAAATACCTGGCCAACCTCGGCTTCAACCCGACCGGCGCGCAACAGCGCGTGGGCAACGAAATCGCCTACGACCTCAGTCAGCACGAACCGATGCTGCGGCTGATTCAGGGCGACGTCGGCGCGGGCAAAACCGTGGTCGCCGCCCTCGCTGCACTGCAAGCGCTGGAGGCCGGTTATCAGGTCGCGCTGATGGCGCCGACCGAGATTCTCGCCGAGCAGCACTTCATCACCTTCAAGCGCTGGCTCGAACCGCTGGACATCGACGTCGCATGGCTGGCCGGCAAGCTCAAGGGCAAGAACCGCGTCGCCGCGCTGGAGCAGATCGCCAGCGGCACGCCGATGGTGGTCGGCACCCACGCGCTGTTTCAGGACGAAGTGCAGTTCAAGAACCTCGCGCTGGTGATCATCGACGAACAGCACCGCTTCGGCGTGCAGCAGCGTCTGGCGCTGCGGCAGAAAGGCGTCGGCGGGCGCATGTGCCCGCATCAACTGATCATGACCGCCACGCCGATTCCACGGACGCTGGCGATGAGCGCCTACGCCGACCTCGACACCTCGATCCTCGACGAATTGCCGCCCGGACGCACCCCGGTCAACACCGTGCTGGTCACCGACACCCGCCGGGTCGAAGTCATCGAACGGGTGCGCAGTGCCTGCGCCGAAGGGCGTCAGGCCTATTGGGTGTGCACGCTGATTGAAGAGTCGGAAGAGCTGACCTGTCAGGCCGCCGAAACCACCTTCGAAGACCTCACCGCCGCCCTCGGCGAGCTCAAGGTCGGGCTGATTCACGGCCGCATGAAACCCGCCGAGAAAGCTGCGGTCATGGCCGAATTCAAGGCCGGCAACCTGCAACTGCTGGTCGCGACCACGGTGATCGAAGTCGGCGTCGACGTGCCTAACGCCAGCCTGATGATCATCGAAAACCCCGAACGCCTGGGCCTCGCACAACTGCACCAATTGCGCGGCCGCGTCGGTCGGGGCAGCGCGGTCAGCCATTGCGTGCTGCTCTACCATCCGCCGCTGTCACAGATCGGTCGCCAGCGCCTGGGCATCATGCGCGAGACCAACGATGGCTTCGTCATCGCCGAAAAAGACCTCGAACTGCGCGGCCCCGGCGAAATGCTCGGCACGCGCCAGACTGGCCTGCTGCAATTCAAGGTCGCCGACCTGATGCGCGACGCCGACCTGCTGCCCGCCGTGCGCGATGCCGCACAAGCCTTGCTGGAGCGCTGGCCGACTCACGTCAGCCCGTTGCTCGACCGCTGGCTGCGCCACGGGCAGCAATACGGCCAAGTGTGA
- a CDS encoding DUF6124 family protein has product MIKPTPNPPETPDISPYESLESKKFHEAAERALDHHFKPPLEPQPKRETGLFSLSPGTDAEALMANASEDLLSISVIACDLADDLHGSRRSVALALSRMADGVRLMVEGTLDHIEVRNLAAKP; this is encoded by the coding sequence ATGATCAAACCAACACCCAATCCCCCCGAAACCCCAGATATATCGCCCTACGAATCGCTGGAATCCAAGAAATTCCACGAAGCCGCCGAACGCGCCCTCGACCACCACTTCAAACCACCCCTCGAACCACAGCCCAAACGCGAAACCGGCCTCTTCAGCCTCTCCCCCGGCACCGACGCCGAAGCCCTCATGGCCAACGCCTCCGAAGACCTCCTGTCCATCAGCGTCATCGCCTGCGACCTCGCCGACGACCTCCACGGCTCCCGCCGCTCGGTTGCACTGGCCCTGAGCCGAATGGCAGACGGGGTGAGATTGATGGTGGAAGGGACGCTTGATCATATTGAAGTGCGGAATCTGGCAGCCAAGCCGTAG
- a CDS encoding lysozyme inhibitor LprI family protein, with the protein MFVRFIALSFGCLFASCAMAEDDCKKITVSAQVDQCVEAARKEADTQLNASYKKLLGRFEAQQRRDPEQGKALVALARESQRAWIKLRDTTCPLEATEIEPGVAAHVTTINNCMARLSLERAAYLDTIVADEPGNVVDLNKVYLSGSQRFGDVVARYVSTFGSPCLTVQILAPNGGWRVLSSKRFCRFEGKAFWTDYADAGFEDHVFAEDGLHVTLSLTELRGLGEKRLACVIPIKNEQIKELKCGALEPGA; encoded by the coding sequence ATGTTTGTGCGTTTTATCGCGTTGTCCTTTGGATGCCTGTTTGCCTCCTGCGCGATGGCCGAGGACGACTGCAAGAAAATCACCGTTAGCGCCCAGGTCGATCAGTGTGTGGAGGCAGCCCGCAAGGAAGCCGACACGCAACTCAATGCCAGCTACAAGAAACTGCTGGGACGGTTTGAGGCTCAACAACGGCGCGACCCTGAGCAGGGCAAGGCGCTGGTCGCCCTGGCCAGAGAATCGCAGCGCGCCTGGATCAAGCTACGCGACACCACATGCCCGCTTGAAGCCACGGAAATCGAGCCAGGGGTGGCAGCGCATGTCACGACGATTAACAACTGCATGGCCAGACTGAGTCTGGAGCGTGCGGCCTACCTGGACACAATCGTCGCTGATGAGCCGGGTAATGTGGTCGATCTCAACAAGGTGTACCTGTCCGGCTCCCAACGCTTCGGCGATGTCGTGGCACGTTATGTCAGCACCTTTGGCAGCCCATGCCTGACGGTCCAGATACTGGCGCCGAACGGCGGTTGGAGGGTGCTGTCCTCCAAGCGGTTCTGCCGTTTCGAGGGCAAGGCATTTTGGACGGACTATGCCGATGCCGGGTTTGAGGATCATGTGTTTGCCGAGGATGGGTTGCACGTGACGCTGAGTTTGACTGAGCTTCGCGGGCTCGGAGAGAAGCGCCTCGCGTGTGTGATTCCGATCAAGAACGAGCAAATCAAAGAGCTGAAGTGCGGCGCGCTTGAGCCTGGTGCATAA